One region of Eubalaena glacialis isolate mEubGla1 chromosome 6, mEubGla1.1.hap2.+ XY, whole genome shotgun sequence genomic DNA includes:
- the SLC35A5 gene encoding UDP-sugar transporter protein SLC35A5 isoform X3, with protein MAVIFSNFSIITTALLFRIVLKRHLNWIQWASLLILFLSIVALTSGTETSQHNRAGHGFHHDAFFSPSNSCLLFRSECSRKDNCTAKEWTFSEAQWNTTARVFSHIRLGLGHVLIIVQCFISSMANIYNEKILKEGNQLTESIFVQNSKLYFFGVLFNGLTLGLQSSNRDQVKNCGFFYGHNAFSVALIFVTAFQGLSVAFILKFLDNMFHVLMAQVTTVIITTVSVLVFDFRPSLEFFLEAPSVLLSIFIYNASKPQGLEYAPRQERIRDLSGSLWERSSGDGEELERLTKPKSDIESDEDTF; from the exons ATGGCTGTTATCTTCTCAAATTTTAGCATTATAACAACAGCTCTTCTATTCAGGATAGTGCTGAA GAGGCATCTAAACTGGATACAGTGGGCTTCCctcctgattttatttttgtctattgtGGCCCTCACTTCTGGGACTGAGACCTCACAGCATAACCGGGCAGGACATGGATTTCATCACGATGCCTTCTTCAGCCCATCCAATTCCTGTCTTCTTTTCAGAAGTGAGTGCTCCAGAAAAGAcaattgcacagcaaaggagtgGACTTTTTCTGAAGCTCAGTGGAATACCACGGCCAGGGTTTTCAGTCATATCCGTCTTGGCTTGGGCCATGTTCTTATTATAGTCCAGTGTTTTATTTCTTCGATGGCCAATATCTATAATGAAAAGATACTGAAGGAAGGGAACCAGCTCACTGAAAGCATCTTTGTACAGAACAGCAAACTCTATTTCTTTGGCGTTCTTTTTAATGGGCTGACCCTGGGCCTTCAGAGCAGTAACCGTGATCAGGTTAAGAACTGTGGGTTTTTTTATGGCCACAATGCATTTTCAGTAGCCCTTATTTTTGTAACTGCATTCCAGGGCCTCTCGGTGGCCTTTATTCTGAAGTTCCTGGATAACATGTTCCATGTCTTGATGGCCCAGGTCACCACTGTCATCATCACAACGGTGTCTGTCTTGGTCTTTGACTTCAGGCCCTCCCTGGAGTTTTTCTTAGAAGCCCCATCAGTTCTTCTctccatatttatttataatgccAGCAAGCCTCAAGGTCTGGAATACGCACCTAGGCAAGAAAGGATCCGAGATCTAAGTGGCAGTCTTTGGGAGCGCTCCAGTGGG GATGGAGAAGAACTGGAGAGACTTACCAAACCCAAGAGTGATATTGAATCAGATGAAGATACTTTCTAA